One stretch of Punica granatum isolate Tunisia-2019 chromosome 5, ASM765513v2, whole genome shotgun sequence DNA includes these proteins:
- the LOC116208001 gene encoding kinesin-like protein KIN-7K, chloroplastic → MASKQRSSKSKRSGLGGSGAVNSPSSSTTSSSKQYVETSVDGQSSPASSSARSKPQFFYSESLSVDADRSKENVTVTVRFRPLSPREIRQGEEIAWYADGETIVRNEHNPSIAYAYDRVFGPTTTTRHVYDVAAQHVISGAMEGINGTIFAYGVTSSGKTHTMHGDQRSPGIIPLAVKDAFSIIQETPNREFLLRVSYLEIYNEVVNDLLNPAGQNLRIREDAQGTFVEGVKEEVVLSPAHALSLIAAGEEHRHVGSTNFNLLSSRSHTIFTLTIESSPCGEHCEGEAVTLSQLNLIDLAGSESSKVETSGVRRKEGSYINKSLLTLGTVISKLTDGRATHIPYRDSKLTRLLQSSLSGHGRVSLICTLTPSSSNSEETHNTLKFAHRAKHIEIQAAQNKIIDEKSLIKKYQYEIRRLKEELEQLKRGIVPIPQLKDGAEDDLVVLKQKLEDGQVKLQSRLEQEEEAKAALLGRIQRLTKLILVSTKDSQSSRFPQRPVPRRRHSFGEEELAYLPYKRRDLMLDDENVDIYVSVEGNVETTDDVHKEEKKSKKHGLLNWLKPRRRDSSTGTLVSTSDKSSGVKSISTPSTPQGENGNFQTESRHSHSLVAESSPSADLFSEMREDRDMRDDNFLGHETPLSSLKSMDQIELLREQQKILAGEVAFHTSALKRLSEEAARNPQKELIQVEMRKLNEEIKGKNEQIASLEKQVADSIMASQKKPDHEVSQSVTDLMAQLNEKSFELEVKAADNRIIQEQLNQKIHQCEELQAMVASLKQQLSDALELESFNPTGSSSQRISGAKSFLVELNLNRGNAESSDTSEVSLLQAKETLIEELKQKATELTETNKQLEVRNQKLAEDSSYAKGLASAAAVELKALSEEVAKLMTHNEKLTSELTALKSSQSHSHSHSHSHSHSHSPSSRRATSTLRNGRRSDSHLMKRQDQGVVPTSADMKRELAVIRERELAYEAALLEKDQREAELQTKVEESKQREAYLENELANMWVLVAKLKKSNAVENDGPDSTKESQ, encoded by the exons ATGGCTTCCAAACAGAGGTCGTCCAAGTCCAAGAGATCAGGTCTTGGTGGTTCGGGAGCAGTCaattctccttcttcttccacgACTTCGTCTTCCAAACAGTATGTAGAAACGTCTGTCGATGGTCAGAGCTCGCCGGCGTCTTCTTCAGCTCGGAGTAAGCCTCAGTTTTTTTATTCGGAGAGCTTGTCCGTGGATGCTGACAGATCAAAGGAGAATGTCACGGTGACTGTTCGGTTTCGGCCACTCAG CCCGAGGGAAATTCGTCAAGGGGAGGAAATTGCTTGGTATGCTGATGGAGAAACAATTGTGCGCAATGAGCACAATCCTTCCATAGCCTATGCATATG ACAGGGTTTTTGGCCCAACAACCACAACTCGGCATGTCTATGATGTGGCAGCCCAGCATGTTATTAGTGGTGCTATGGAAGGAATCAATG gAACTATATTCGCATATGGTGTGACGAGCAGTGGAAAGACTCACACTATGCAT GGTGATCAAAGGTCCCCTGGTATTATACCATTGGCTGTGAAAGATGCTTTCAGTATCATTCAGGAG aCTCCAAATAGAGAATTTCTTCTTCGTGTTTCATACTTGGAGATATATAATGAG GTTGTCAATGATTTACTAAATCCAGCCGGACAAAATCTAAGAATCAGAGAAGATGCTCAG GGAACTTTCGTGGAAGGAGTAAAGGAGGAAGTTGTATTGTCCCCTGCTCATGCCCTTTCCTTGATAGCTGCTGGAGAAG AGCATCGGCATGTTGGCTCCACGAACTTCAATTTACTAAGCAGCAGGAGCCATACAATATTTACCCTT ACAATAGAGAGTAGTCCCTGTGGAGAACACTGCGAAGGGGAAGCTGTGACTTTGTCTCAACTG AACCTCATCGATCTGGCAGGTTCTGAGAGCTCAAAGGTTGAAACTTCTGGTGTAAGGAGGAAGGAAGGATCATACATTAATAAAAGCCTGCTAACTCTTGGAACT GTTATATCCAAGTTAACTGATGGTAGAGCAACTCATATACCTTATAGAGACTCCAAATTGACGAGGCTTCTTCAATCCTCTCTAAGCGGTCATGGGCGTGTATCA CTTATTTGCACTCTCACTCCTTCCTCGAGCAATTCCGAAGAGACGCATAATACATTGAAGTTTGCACATCGTGCGAAACACATTGAAATTCAAGCAGCACAAAACAAG ATTATTGATGAGAAGTCACTGATCAAAAAGTATCAATATGAAATACGCCGCTTAAAAGAAGAGCTAGAACAGCTAAAACGGGGTATTGTCCCAATTCCTCAACTCAAAGATGGTGCAGAAGATGACCTTGTGGTCCTGAAACAAAAG CTAGAGGATGGTCAAGTTAAGCTGCAATCCAGATTAGAGCAAGAGGAGGAAGCTAAAGCTGCTCTATTGGGCAGAATACAGAGGCTAACAAAACTGATATTAGTATCCACAAAAGATTCCCAGTCATCAAGATTTCCTCAGCGACCAGTTCCCAGGAGAAGACACTCTTTTGGGGAAGAAGAG CTTGCATATCTTCCTTACAAAAGGCGGGACCTGATGTTAGATGATGAAAATGTCGACATTTATGTTTCTGTAGAGGGCAATGTTGAAACAACAGATGATGTACATAAGGAGGAAAAGAAGAGCAAGAAACATGGCTTGCTAAACTGGTTAAAGCCACGA AGACGTGATAGTAGCACGGGGACGTTGGTAAGCACTAGCGACAAGTCTAGTGGAGTGAAATCCATTAGCACACCTTCAACCCCTCAAGGAGAGAATGGCAACTTTCAGACAGAGTCAAGACATTCCCATTCTCTGGTGGCAGAAAGTTCTCCATCAGCCGACCTTTTTTCAGAGATGAGAGAGGATAGAGACATGCGTGATGATAACTTTCTGGGGCATGAAACACCTCTG AGTAGTTTAAAATCAATGGATCAGATCGAGCTTTTGAGGGAGCAGCAGAAGATTCTGGCAGGAGAAGTGGCATTTCATACAAGTGCTTTGAAGCGGTTGAGCGAGGAGGCTGCAAGAAATCCCCAGAAAGAGCTGATTCAA GTGGAGATGAGGAAGCTGAATGAGGAAATCAAGGGGAAAAATGAACAAATAGCTTCATTGGAAAAGCAAGTTGCTGATTCTATTATGGCTTCGCAAAAAAAGCCAGATCATGAAGTATCTCAA TCTGTTACTGACTTGATGGCACAACTGAATGAGAAGTCCTTTGAACTCGAG GTTAAAGCGGCAGACAATCGTATAATCCAAGAACAGCTCAACCAGAAG ATCCATCAATGTGAAGAATTGCAAGCAATGGTAGCATCCTTGAAGCAACAGCTCTCTGACGCACTGGAACTCGAAAGCTTCAACCCCACGGGAAGTTCTTCGCAACGAATCAGTGGAGCCAAAAGCTTTCTTGTGGAGCTCAACCTCAACAGAGGAAATGCAGAGTCGAGTGACACAAGTGAAGTCTCACTTTTACAGGCAAAG GAAACTCTTATAGAAGAACTGAAACAGAAAGCGACTGAATTGACCGAGACAAACAAACAACTCGAAGTTAGAAACCAGAAACTTGCAGAGGACAGCTCTTACGCAAAAGGGCTAGCCTCAGCAGCAGCAGTGGAGCTGAAGGCCCTTTCGGAAGAAGTAGCCAAGCTCATGACCCACAACGAAAAGCTGACTTCCGAGTTGACTGCCCTCAAGAGCTCCCAGTCTCATTCCCACTCCCACTCCCACTCCCACTCCCACTCCCACTCCCCCTCCTCTCGTAGAGCCACCAGCACTCTTAGGAACGGGCGAAGATCGGACAGCCATCTGATGAAGAGGCAAGACCAAGGGGTGGTCCCAACATCTGCCGATATGAAGAGGGAGCTTGCAGTGATTCGCGAGAGAGAACTGGCATACGAGGCTGCCCTCCTCGAGAAGGACCAGAGGGAGGCCGAGCTGCAGACGAAGGTGGAGGAGTCAAAACAGAGGGAGGCTTACCTCGAGAATGAACTGGCCAACATGTGGGTTCTTGTGGCGAAGCTGAAGAAATCCAATGCTGTCGAGAACGATGGTCCCGATTCAACGAAAGAGAGTCAATGA
- the LOC116209697 gene encoding uncharacterized protein LOC116209697 gives MRSFLSMNSLICPLSLPLLPSLARDSQPRLAPQHLVNGRLCKDPPSCGLVSFRLSRFHHPSPVSATSAPNEGTVSVVNFEELLEKDWSFLEMDGVGSDATHCQNVDRILSAGKVEPTSKVLVSFGSEVLVDKLVESSKCQLLLVVHDSLFVLAGIKEKYDRVKCWQGELIYVPEKWAPLDAVFIYFLPALPFTLDQIFGALAKRCLPGARVVISHPEGRQVLDQQRRENPEAVISDLPDETALQKVAAEHSFTVTEFIDETRLYLAVLTFNKS, from the exons ATGAGAAGTTTCCTTTCAATGAATtctctcatttgtcctttatCACTGCCCCTCCTTCCGTCTCTCGCCCGTGATTCGCAGCCTCGTCTGGCCCCACAACATCTCGTGAATGGCCGCCTCTGTAAAGATCCCCCTTCATGTGGTTTGGTTTCATTTCGACTGTCACGGTTCCATCACCCATCTCCTGTCTCTGCTACTTCTGCTCCTAATGAGGGGACCGTTTCTGTTGTTAACTTTGAGGAACTCTTGGAGAAGGACTGGTCCTTTCTCGAGATGGATGGCGTAGGCTCTGATGCTACTCATTGTCAGAACGTGGATCGTATATTATCTGCAGGAAAGGTAGAACCGACCTCTAAGGTTTTGGTCTCATTTGGCTCTGAAGTGCTTGTAGATAAGCTGGTCGAATCATCAAAGTGCCAGCTTCTGCTCGTAGTTCACGATTCCCTCTTTGTGTTAGCTGGTATCAAGGAGAAATACGACCGGGTTAAGTGCTGGCAGGGTGAACTGATATATGTGCCGGAGAAGTGGGCCCCTCTTGACGCCGTGTTCATATACTTTTTGCCCGCTTTACCTTTCACTCTTGACCAGATTTTTGGGGCGCTAGCCAAACGATGCCTTCCAG GTGCAAGAGTGGTTATTAGTCACCCCGAAGGCAGGCAAGTCCTGGACCAGCAACGGCGTGAGAACCCAGAAGCTGTTATCTCCGACTTGCCCGACGAGACGGCTCTGCAGAAAGTCGCAGCTGAGCATTCCTTCACAGTGACCGAATTCATCGACGAGACCAGGCTTTATCTTGCCGTTCTGACATTCAACAAATCATAA
- the LOC116209696 gene encoding activator of 90 kDa heat shock protein ATPase homolog 1, giving the protein MAKYGEGDTRWIVEERADGANVHNWHWAETDCLEWSRNVLSKLLSDLTLLDGEGNLFIKTKKVDKVDGEAYVNIRKGKIIPGYEISVSISWEGEDRDSDGKSLLKVDGTVEIPYISDENADEDPELKVTIKDDGPVGRRLKEAMLSRGKPVILEKVRVYVQSMANGGPAKDDLESKKVAPKSQSSAAAIKKEEAAAAAAALEKEAKKKKKETKQGFKTISLTERFSCRARDMYEILMDENRWKGFTQSNAKISKDVGGEFSIFDGSVTGTNVELQEGKLIVQRWRFGSWPDGIQSTVMLVLEEPEPGVTIVKLTHTDVPEEDRYGNATVVENTERGWRDLIFNKIRAVFGFGI; this is encoded by the exons ATGGCGAAGTACGGGGAGGGAGATACGCGTTGGATCGTGGAGGAGCGAGCCGACGGCGCCAACGTCCACAACTGGCACTGGGCCGAGACCGACTGCCTCGAGTGGTCACGCAACGTCCTCTCCAAGCTCCTCTCCGACCTCACCCTCCTCGACGGCGAGGGCAACCTCTTCATCAAGACCAAGAAGGTCGACAAGGTCGATGGCGAGGCTTATGTCAACATCAGGAAGGGGAAGATCATTCCCGGCTACGAAATCAGCGTCTCCATATCCTGGGAGGGCGAGGACAGGGACTCCGACGGGAAGTCCCTGTTGAAGGTCGACGGCACCGTCGAGATCCCGTACATCTCTGACGAGAATGCGGATGAGGACCCTGAGCTGAAAGTGACCATCAAGGACGACGGGCCCGTAGGGCGGAGGCTGAAGGAGGCGATGCTCAGCAGAGGGAAGCCGGTGATTCTGGAGAAGGTCCGGGTTTACGTGCAGAGCATGGCCAATGGAGGTCCCGCTAAGGACGATTTGGAGTCGAAGAAGGTGGCCCCAAAGAGCCAGTCTTCTGCTGCCGCCATCAAGAAGGAGGAGGCGGCGGCGGCTGCTGCTGCGCTGGAGAAggaggcgaagaagaagaagaaggagaccAAGCAGGGGTTTAAGACGATAAGCCTGACTGAGAGGTTTAGCTGCAGAGCAAGGGATATGTATGAGATCCTGATGGACGAGAATAGGTGGAAGGGTTTCACTCAAAGCAATGCGAAGATAAGCAAAGATGTGGGTGGAGAGTTCAGTATATTCGATGGCTCTGTTACAGGGACCAATGTGGAGTTGCAGGAGGGGAAGTTGATCGTGCAGAGATGGCGGTTCGGAAGTTGGCCTGATGGCATTCAATCCACC GTAATGCTTGTCCTTGAAGAGCCTGAGCCCGGGGTGACCATAGTTAAGCTAACGCATACTGATGTTCCTGAGGAAGACAG ATATGGGAATGCTACTGTGGTGGAGAACACAGAAAGAGGGTGGCGCGATCTGATCTTCAACAAGATACGGGCTGTTTTTGGTTTTGGAATATGA
- the LOC116207817 gene encoding zinc finger protein KNUCKLES-like, with protein sequence MVRPKAKPSKGLVLRPDIIAGGEWLSLEPPFAFVCSYCARAFPSTQALGGHQNAHRKEKKDKKKRLAKAKNALQGMSMISPQPLGMIYPSLPSSLALQNGPFLPVHFPQYPLNHHPAGFVLMQQGQPRNHKGKGIMIFQEGRKKRGPRGEAPRGQPHKNARSNGLARQSSSIGSSSGLINDLDLELRL encoded by the coding sequence ATGGTTAGACCCAAGGCAAAGCCAAGCAAGGGTCTGGTCCTGAGGCCGGACATCATCGCTGGGGGAGAATGGCTAAGCCTCGAACCACCATTTGCCTTTGTTTGCTCATACTGCGCGAGGGCATTCCCATCCACGCAGGCGCTGGGAGGGCATCAAAATGCTCAtcggaaagaaaagaaagacaaaAAGAAGCGCCTCGCCAAAGCTAAGAATGCTCTTCAAGGCATGTCTATGATTTCACCACAACCACTGGGGATGATATACCCATCACTCCCGTCATCTTTGGCGCTGCAGAACGGCCCATTCCTCCCAGTGCACTTCCCTCAGTACCCTCTCAATCACCACCCTGCAGGGTTCGTGCTGATGCAACAAGGGCAGCCCAGGAATCATAAGGGTAAGGGCATCATGATATTTCAGGAAGGCAGGAAGAAGCGTGGGCCACGAGGGGAGGCACCGAGGGGACAACCTCACAAGAATGCTAGGTCGAATGGACTAGCCAGGCAGTCCTCCTCGATCGGAAGCAGCAGTGGCTTGATCAATGACCTGGACTTGGAGTTGAGGCTGTGA
- the LOC116209699 gene encoding thioredoxin-like 3-1, chloroplastic, whose amino-acid sequence MSVIVAAGTHVLCRELYHREQQQLLSGGGGIYSSSVQRRYLWVDPRNGGHRNKIVRKEFRAGAFWSDLARPEAIEMEPIDDCDQLDQALQRANELSQPILIDWMAAWCRKCIYLKPKLEKLAAEYDKKIKVYFVDVNKVPRTLVKRGNISKMPTIQIWKDGEMKAEVIGGHKAWLVIEEVREMIEKFI is encoded by the exons ATGTCTGTTATAGTGGCGGCTGGTACTCACGTTCTGTGCAGAGAGCTTTATCATCGGGAGCAACAGCAGTTGTTGAGCGGCGGCGGCGGGATCTACTCGTCGTCCGTGCAGCGGAGGTACCTGTGGGTGGATCCTAGGAACGGAGGGCATCGGAATAAGATTGTGAGGAAAGAGTTCAGAGCCGGGGCGTTCTGGTCTGACCTCGCCAGGCCCGAAGCGATCGAGATGGAGCCCATTGACGACTGCGATCAGTTGGACCAGGCTCTTCAGCGCGCGAATGAGCTTTCTCAGCCCATTCTCATCGACTG GATGGCCGCTTGGTGTCGGAAATGCATCTATCTGAAGCCTAAGCTAGAGAAGTTGGCTGCGGAGTATGACAAGAA AATCAAAGTCTATTTCGTGGATGTAAACAAGGTTCCTCGGACCCTGGTGAAGCGTGGAAACATCTCA AAAATGCCTACGATTCAG ATATGGAAAGATGGAGAGATGAAAGCAGAGGTAATAGGCGGACATAAGGCATGGCTAGTGATCGAAGAAGTGAGAGAAATGATCGAAAAATTCATCTGA